In Euphorbia lathyris chromosome 10, ddEupLath1.1, whole genome shotgun sequence, a single genomic region encodes these proteins:
- the LOC136209865 gene encoding uncharacterized protein, which produces MASAMRQLLYPARVASHVQISPSLPVSRPFLITTCAEKNRFSFYRGHQNLIPVAKFSSQNDGIASADDDDGGDGVSLGTLKLPMNIDIKRFEMLLFQWGNSLCQGANLPLAEPLKVDKIPGGARLGFVTIGDGTTEVLVYIDCLVFPATSGSGPIFRAVRNGPLKEKQPPGEPRIMRSLLEALKKSVQVARI; this is translated from the exons ATGGCGAGCGCAATGCGGCAGCTCCTCTATCCTGCACGTGTGGCTTCCCACGTGCAAATCTCTCCTTCTCTCCCTGTTTCCCGCCCATTCCTTATAACAACCTGCGCTGAGAAGAACCGTTTCTCATTTTACCGCGGTCACCAGAATCTGATTCCGGTTGCTAAATTCTCCTCCCAAAATGACGGCATTGCGTCTGCTGATGATGACGACGGTGGAGATGGCGTCTCTTTAGGGACCTTGAAATTGCCTATGAATATCGATATCAAGAGATTTGAGATGTTACTCTTCCAG TGGGGTAACAGTCTTTGCCAAGGAGCTAATCTGCCACTTGCGGAGCCATTGAAG GTAGATAAAATACCAGGTGGAGCTAGGTTAGGTTTTGTTACAATTGGAGATGGAACGACTGAGGTCCTAGTTTACATTGATTGCTTGGTTTTTCCAGCAACTAGTGGTTCTGGTCCTATTTTCAGAGCTGTAAGAAATGGCCCCTTAAAGGAAAAGCAACCTCCAGGTGAGCCCAGAATCATGAGAAGTCTTCTGGAAGCCCTCAAGAAGTCAGTTCAAGTTGCTAgaatttga